A segment of the Zalophus californianus isolate mZalCal1 chromosome 3, mZalCal1.pri.v2, whole genome shotgun sequence genome:
CTCCGCCCCCTCCACGTAATTCCGAAAGAGCagaataaagaggagaaaaagaaaagaagagctaGTAACCGAGAGCCGGAGCCCAGAAAAAAAGCTGAAGAGGAccgaagggaaggaaagggaaaggatggACAGCTACAAAACGCAGCGATTGCGGAAATTTTCCAGCGCCATTGGCTCGGCAGCGTGAGTTCTTCTGTCGGGCGTGATTTCAGCACCGGGGGGACTGGACAGCACCTCGGGGGCGACTTCTGGGCAACCTGCAGCCACCGCAAGAACTCCATCAGCCGCCTCAGCGACAGAAGCCGCCGAAAACCCTGCTTTGTATCAGAGAGGCAAGGTCAGTCCGACGCACAGCCATGCACAGGCAGTGCGCCTGTACTACGCTGCAAACCCTCTGCTTGTTTCTCTAACATGCACTTGCTTCTAATTACTAGAATTGTTCCTTTCCTGATTAGTGAGGACCACTAGACCAAGTTCTGTAAgggtgtatttttaatttatatgtatatatttaacttcttttggtaatttttaaaggGTTGAGGGGGAGTAGggttattttttctacttttttttttcctttccctttcttcttttcttcctttctttttcttccccccccccccttttttttcttcctttttttttttttttttttttttttgcttgccttGCACTACGTGCCTGGATAGTCTGTGGATATAATTCTTGACTGGCGCCTGGGTTGTTGCAGTGCGGGGGGGTTAGGGAGGAAGgaatccacccccacccccccaaacccttttcttctccttccctgggtTCGGACATTGGAGCACTAAATGAACTTGAATTGTGTCTGTGGCGAGCAGGATGGTCGCTGTTACTTTGTGATGAGATCGGGGATGAATTGCTCGCTTTAAAAATGCTGCTTTGGATTCTGTTGCTGGAGACGTCTCTTTGTTTTGCCGCTGGAAACGTTACAGGGGACGTTTGTAAAGAGAAGATCTGTTCCTGCAATGAGATAGAAGGGGACCTACACGTAGACTGTGAAAAAAAGGGCTTTACAAGTCTGCAGCGTTTCACCGCCCCGACTTCCCAGTTTTACCATCTATTTCTGCATGGTAATTCCCTCACTCGACTTTTCCCTAATGAGTTTGCTAACTTTTATAATGCGGTTAGTTTGCACATGGAAAACAATGGCTTGCATGAAATCGTTCCTGGGGCTTTTCTGGGGCTGCAGCTGGTGAAAAGGCTGCacatcaacaacaacaagatAAAGTCTTTTCGAAAGCAGACTTTTCTGGGGCTGGACGATCTGGAATACCTCCAGGCCGATTTTAATTTATTACGGGATATAGACCCTGGGGCCTTCCAGGACTTGAACAAGCTGGAAGTACTCATTTTAAATGACAATCTCATCAGCACCCTGCCTGCCAACGTGTTCCAGTATGTGCCCATCACCCACCTCGACCTCCGGGGAAACAGGCTGAAAACGCTGCCCTATGAGGAAGTCTTGGAGCAAATCCCTGGCATTGCTGAGATTCTGCTAGAGGATAACCCGTGGGACTGCACCTGTGATCTCCTCTCCCTGAAAGAATGGCTGGAAAATATTCCCAAAAATGCTCTGATCGGCCGAGTTGTCTGTGAAGCCCCCACCAGACTGCAAGGGAAAGACCTCAATGGAACCACAGAACAGGACTTGTGTCCTTTGAAAAACCGAGTGGATTCCAGTCTCCCAGCGCCCCCTGCCCAAGAAGAGACCTTCGCTCCTGGCCCCCTGCCAACTCCTTTCAAGACAAATGGGCAAGAGGATCGTGCCACCCCAGGGTCTGCTCCAAACGGAGGTACAAAGATCCCAGGCAACTGGCAGATCAAAATAAGACCCACTGCTGCGATAGCGACCGGCAGCGCCAGAAACAAACCCCCAGCCAACGGCTTGCCCTGCCCTGGGGGCTGCAGCTGCGACCACATCCCGGGATCGGGTTTAAAGATAAACTGCAACAACCGGAACGTGAGCAGTTTGGCTGATTTGAAGCCCAAACTCTCCAACGTGCAGGAGCTTTTCCTTCGAGATAATAAGATCCATAGCATCCGAAAATCGCACTTTGTGGATTACAAGAATCTCATTCTGTTAGATCTGGGCAACAATAACATTGCTACCGTAGAGAACAACACTTTTAAGAACCTTTTGGACCTCAGGTGGCTGTATATGGATAGCAACTACCTGGACACACTGTCTCGGGAGAAATTCGCCGGGCTCCAAAACCTCGAGTACCTGAACGTGGAGTACAATGCAATCCAGCTCATCCTTCCTGGCACTTTCAATGCCATGCCCAAACTGAGGATCCTCATTCTCAATAACAACTTACTGAGGTCCCTACCCGTGGACGTGTTCGCTGGGGTCTCGCTCTCTAAGCTCAGCCTGCACAACAATTACTTCATGTACCTTCCGGTGGCAGGGGTGCTGGACCAGTTAACCTCCATCATCCAGATAGACCTTCACGGAAACCCTTGGGAGTGCTCCTGCACCATTGTGCCTTTTAAGCAATGGGC
Coding sequences within it:
- the SLITRK1 gene encoding SLIT and NTRK-like protein 1 is translated as MLLWILLLETSLCFAAGNVTGDVCKEKICSCNEIEGDLHVDCEKKGFTSLQRFTAPTSQFYHLFLHGNSLTRLFPNEFANFYNAVSLHMENNGLHEIVPGAFLGLQLVKRLHINNNKIKSFRKQTFLGLDDLEYLQADFNLLRDIDPGAFQDLNKLEVLILNDNLISTLPANVFQYVPITHLDLRGNRLKTLPYEEVLEQIPGIAEILLEDNPWDCTCDLLSLKEWLENIPKNALIGRVVCEAPTRLQGKDLNGTTEQDLCPLKNRVDSSLPAPPAQEETFAPGPLPTPFKTNGQEDRATPGSAPNGGTKIPGNWQIKIRPTAAIATGSARNKPPANGLPCPGGCSCDHIPGSGLKINCNNRNVSSLADLKPKLSNVQELFLRDNKIHSIRKSHFVDYKNLILLDLGNNNIATVENNTFKNLLDLRWLYMDSNYLDTLSREKFAGLQNLEYLNVEYNAIQLILPGTFNAMPKLRILILNNNLLRSLPVDVFAGVSLSKLSLHNNYFMYLPVAGVLDQLTSIIQIDLHGNPWECSCTIVPFKQWAERLGSEVLMSDLKCETPVNFFRKDFMLLSNDEICPQLYARISPTLTSHSKNSTGLAETGTHSNSYLDTSRVSISVLVPGLLLVFVTSAFTVVGMLVFILRNRKRSKRRDANSSASEINSLQTVCDSSYWHNGPYNADGAHRVYDCGSHSLSD